One Verrucomicrobiota bacterium JB022 genomic window, CGGCGTGGATTTCGGCGGCTTCGAGCGTTTCGCCCAGCACGGTGTGCGGCAAGTCGCGCAGGTCAGCTCCGGCGGTTACTTCCAGCAACAGCGCACCGTAGTCGGGCTGGAGCAGTTCGGCTTCGGCGATGGCAGCATCGAAGGCAAAGCCTACGAAGTTGCCCAGCGTCATCTTCGTCACCGCTTCGATCAAGCCACCGGCCTTCACGCTGATGGCGGAGAGCACCTGACCGGCACCGATCAACTCGCTCACGCGGTCGTAACGGGCACGCAGGGCCTCAAAATCGGGCAGGTAGGCGGCGTTCTTGGGCACCTGCACCCGGATTACGCGGCTGCCGGCGCGCTTGAACTCGGGTGAGATCACGCGCTCGACATCCACCGGGGCGAGGGCAAAGGAGACCAGCGTCGGCGGTACATCCAGATCGTGGAAGCTGCCCGACATGCTGTCCTTGCCGCCAATCGCGGCCGTTTCCAGCTCCAGTTGGGCGTGGAGGGCTCCGAGCAGGGCGGCCAAGGGCTTGCCCCAGCGCTCGGGCGATTCGCGCAGGCGCTCGAAGTATTCCTGCAGGGTCAGGCGCACGCGGTCGCGCTGGCCACCGGCAGCCACGATGCGGGCGACCGATTCCAGCACGGCATATACGGCGCCGTGGAAGGGGCTCCAGCTCGAAAGATACGGGTTGTAGCCGTGGCTCATCAGCGTGGCGGTGGCGGTGTCTTCGACCACCGGCACGTCGTCCAGCTCTTCACCCGGCTCGATGCCGCCGGCGGCGAGGGGCACCTTGGCGGCCATCGCTTCGGGGGCCGTCAGCTCGTGCGCGCCGCCAAAGGGGAACAGGACCGTGCCAGCGCCGATGCTGCCGTCAAAACGTTCCATCAGGCCCTTTTGCGAGCACACGTTGAGGTCTTGCAGCACCTGCTGCCAGCGCTCGGCGAGGCTCAGGCCTTCGGGCAGGGCAGGGCGGAAGGTGGGCTCACCTTGCGGGGCGGTCACGCGGGCGGTCGTCTCCTGGCGGCAGCCGTTGGTATCGAGGAACTCGCGGTCGAGGTTCACGATACGCTCGCCTTGCCAGAACATCTCCAGCCGGCCCGTGTCGGTGACTTCCGCCACCTGGCTCGCTTCGAGGTTTTCTTCGGCGGCGAGCTGGGCAAAGGCTTCCACGTCTTCCGGGGCGAGCACCACGGCCATACGCTCCTGGCTTTCGCTGATCGCAAGCTCAGTACCGTCGAGGCCGGCGTATTTCTTGGGCACCGCGTCGAGGTTGATGCGCAGGCTGGGGGCCAGCTCGCCAATGGCGACGGACACGCCGCCTGCGCCAAAGTCGTTGCAGCGCTTGATCATGTGCGCCGCGCGGGGGCGACGGAAGAGTCGCTGCAGCTTGCGCTCGGTCGGGGCGTCGCCCTTTTGCACCTCGGCGCTGTTTTCGAGCGCCTGGGTGTTGTGCTCCTTGGAAGAGCCGGTGGCACCGCCGATGCCGTCGCGGCCGGTGCGGCCACCGACGAGCAGGATGATGTCGCCCGGGGCCGGGCGCTCGCGGCGCACTTGGCGACGTGGCGCGGCACCCACTACGGCGCCGATTTCAAGGCGCTTGGCGACATAGCCGGGGTGGTAAATCTCGGTCACGGCACCCGTGGCGAGGCCGATCTGGTTGCCGTAGCTGCTGTAGCCGCGGGCGGCTTCCTGCGTGATGCGGCGCTGCGGCAGCTTGCCCTCCAGCGTCTCGCCGATGGGTAGGCGCGGGTCGGCGGCACCCGTTACACGCATCGCCTGGTAGACGTAGGCGCGACCGGAGAGGGGATCACGGATGCAACCGCCGAGGCAGGTGGCGGCACCGCCAAACGGTTCGATCTCGGTCGGGTGGTTGTGCGTCTCGTTCTTGAACATCACGAGCCACTCTTCGACGCGCTCCTCGACCTTGGCGTGGCCGGTGCCGGTGGCCTGGGCGGGCTCGGCGGCCTTGCTGCCGGTGGGGCAGGTCTCGGGGGCCGGGGGCGGGAAGGGCTCGTTGCGGCGGATCTTGACCGGCACGATGATGCTCGCGGCGTTGATCTCCTCCGAGGCTTCCAGATCGTCGAGCTGGCCGCGCTGGCGGAGCTGCTTAAGGCCGATCGTCGCCAGATCCATCAGGCAGATCGGCTTGTCGGCCTGCCGCTCCAGATAGAGGCTCGAGCGCAGGGTCGTGTAAGTCTCCCACACCTGCTGGATCGGCTTGGTCAGCGGGCTTTCCTCAAACTCGGCCTTGGTGATCTCGGTGAGGAAGGTGGTGTGGCGGCAGTGGTCGCTCCAGTAAGTGTCGAGCAGCTTCAGCTCGGTCAACGACGGGTCGCGCTGCTCCTGCTCGCGGAAATAGGCCTGCGTGTGGCGCAGGTCGTCCAGCGTCATGGCGAGGCCCTGATCGCGGCGGAGGGCCTCCAGCGCCTTGTCGTCGTGGCCGATAAAGCCTGCGAGCACGGGCACGGGGCGCGGGGCCGGGATGTTGGACTCCAGCGTCTCCGGGCGGTCGAGCGAAGCTTCGCGGCTGTCGACCGGGTTGATGAGGTAGCGGCGGGCGGCGGCGAGGTCGTCGGCGGAGAGATCGCCCGTCAACACATACAGCGTGGCGGTGGCGATGAGCGGACGATGCCCGGCGATGATCTGGATGCACTGGGCGGCACTCTCGGCGCGTTGGTCGAACTGGCCGGGCAGGAACTCGACGGCGATCACGTGCGCCTTTTCGGGCAGCGGGGCGGCGTCTTCGTGGATATCGTCCACCGGCGGTTCGGCAAAGACGGTCCACTTGATGGCCTCCCACTTGTCGGCGGGCACGCCCTCGACATCATAGCGCAGCAGCAGGCGCACCTCCTCAAGGCCCTTGAGGCCCAGGAGGGAACGCAAGTCGTCCCGCAAATGTTGCGCTTCCTGGCGAAGCGCGGGCCGTTTCTCCACGAAAAGGCGCTGAATCATGGTAAGGCTGTGATGCCGAAGGCCGTGCATCAGCGCAAGCGCATTTGCCCAGATGGCCCTGCAACTTATGCACAGCGCCCTTTTCGGCCCTCACCCGAGCCGCGCGATTTCGAGCAGTTGACGCAGCGGGAAGGGGCGGGGGAGCAGGAGCGCACGCTTGGGCAGGTGGGCCTTGGCGGCGTCCATTTCGTCGCGGCGCGCGATCACGACCAGTTGCAGGTGGTCGTTGGCTTCGAGGGCTTCCTGCACGTCGTCGCTGATCTCGGTAAAGATCCGGTAGGGCAGCAAGAGCAGATCCTGGCCGGCGGCGATCTCCTTCACCTTGTCGAAATCGGATTCGGGGGTGAAATACGAGAGCTTGGCGCCACGGGCGAGCATGGCGGTGTGGGCGGCGCGTAAGGCCAGGTCGCCATCGTCGACCATCAGCACATGGCTGGGGCGCGAAGGGTCGCGGGGCGGGAGGGCGCGCACGGGGGGCACCTTGAAGGTCTGCGCCCGCTCTTCCTTTTTGGCGGGCTCGCTTTTGGCTTCCGCCGTGACGGGGAAGAACAGCACGAAGCGCGCGCCTTCGCCCGGGGCCGAGTCGACCGCGATGCCGCCGCCCTGCGACTGCATGAGCGTGTAGGCGGTGCTCAGGCCGAGGCCCATGCGGTCTTCCCGCGCGTGGCCGGAGTAGAAGGGGTGGAAGATCTCCTGGTGCTTCTCTGCCGGGATGCCGCAGCCGTCGTCGTCGACCTTAAGGCAGGCGTAGCGGCCCGGCGGGGGCGGCAGGATCGCGGTGCGGAAGTCTTCCGCCTCGACGACCAGCTCCTGCACCTCGAAGTTGACGCGGCCCCGGCTGGAGCCGATGGCGTCGCGGGCGTTGCAGGCCAGGTGCAGCAATACTTGCTCGATCTGGGAGGCGTTGCCCTCGATTTCAAGCGAATCCGTGGGCAGGCTGAAGCGGAGCTGGATCTGCTCGGGCAAGAGCAGACGGATGAGCGGCTCCACCTCGCGCACGAGCGTGGCCAGGTCGAGGCGCTCGCGGTGGTGCGGGTCGTTGAGCGAAAACGTCATCAGTTGCGAGACGACGGCGGCCCCGCGGCGGCTGGTCTCGAGGATCTTGTCGGCCTTTTGTGCCACGTCGCTTTCCGGCGGGTTGCTGTATTTGAGCAGCTGAGAGATGCCGCTGATGATCGCGATGATGTTGTTGAACTGGTGGGCTACCCCCTGCGCCAGTTGCGCGACCGTCTCCATGCGCAGGGCGTGTTGCAGGTTGTCTTCCACCAGCTGCTGGTAAGTCAGGTCGCGCAGGATCAGCACGTAGTAGCGCTGCAGGCGCTCCCGGGTGGTGATCTTCGAGCCCGCCAGCTCGGCGTAATAAGTAGAGCCGTCGGGCCGGGTGAGGGTGTAGCGGCGGCTGAAGCCCGTGTTCTCTTCCTCTGTGCGCTGGAGGGCGCGGGTCAGGTCGCTCAGGCGCGAGCGGTCGAGGATCAGTTCGAGGCCGGTTTCGAGCAGCTCGCTCCGGCGACGGCGGGTGATACGTTCGCTGGCAGGGTTGGTGTAGACCACTTCCAGCGCCTCGTGCTGCACCGAGTGGCGCACGACGAGCACGCCTTCCTCCAGGTGTTCGATGGCGGAGGCCAGGAGGGTGATCTGCTGCTCCGACTGGTAATTGGTCGTCTGGTCTTCGATCAGCACCACTTCGCCCGAAGCGTGGTCGCCATAGGGCATCGACCGGCGGTGGATGCGCACGATGTGGCGATGCCGCTGTCGGCTCTGCAGCAGGTAATGGCGCGGGTTGGTGCGGTCGAGCTTGAACGATTCGAAGAAATCGACCGGGCGATGCTCGTGCAGCGTATACAGCTCCAGGACGGGCCCCACTTCCTTGCCCACCAGTTGTTCATTGGGCTCGCCCAGCAGGCGCACGGCGGCGGCGTTGGCAAAGACGATTCCGCTGCCTTCCTCGTAGTGCAGCACGGCCGTGGGCAAGGCTTCCAGCACGGCCCGCAGGCGCACCTCGCGCTGGATGCGGTCCTGTTCGAGGCGGTGACGGTTGACTGCCAGCTCCAGCGCGATGGCCAGCTCGCGCTGCGAAACGGGCTTCACGAGGTAAGAGCCGGGGTCGGTCGCGAGGGCGCGTGTCACGCGGTCTTCGTCGGACATGCCGCTGACGTAGATGATTGGCACATTGTGCTCGCGGCGCAGGCGGTCCCCGGCCTCGATGCCATCCATCCCGCCCACGAGCACGATATCCATCACCACAATATCGACTTGCACTTGTTGTACGATGTCGAGCGCCTCTTCTGCCAGTGGTACGGCCGCGATGAGGTTGTGCCCCGCAAGCTTGACGAAGGCCCCGAACACTTCACGTGAGGAGGCATCGTCTTCTACGATCAGGACGGAAAGCGGATGGCGGGTGTGGGAAACAGGCATGTTTGTGCCGGAGACAAAGGCTTGAGGGCAAAAATGCAACAAATCCCTGCTGAGGTAAAGCGCATCCCAAAGATACAGATTTGTTAAAGACCTTCTGGGGGAAGTCGATTTACACCGCAAATGCAAGTCTCAGCCTGCCACTTCCGCCGCCTCTTGCCGGGGCGTGACCGTCGCCGCCTCGTCACCCTGGCGTCGATGCTGGTGGCGCCGGGCTTGTTTGCCGGTGAAGCCGGCCCCCGCTACCAGCGTGAGGCAGAAGACACCGGGCCGGACATCCGCTTCATGGGCCCGGCCGTTTCGATGCCGGCCGAGCAAATCACCGGTTCCAAGCGCCGCGAAGGCAACTTCTGGCTGTGGGGCAACCATCCGTATCTGCAGGTGGTAGAGCCGGTGGGGATGCGCTTCGAGCCCTACACCCCGCCTGCCGACCGGACCGATCTGCTGACCCCACCCGAATGGGTCGACCACGAGGCCATCGCGTTGAAGAAGCATCAGGAGCGCGAAGCCGCAAAGGCCGAAGCCCTGGCCGCCCTCGAAGCCGAAACAGGCGTCTCGGTGGACCCCATGGTGGCCGCGCCTGTTTCCAGCCAGCCGCCCGGTTCGCCCATCTTGCCGCTCGATGGTATTACCATTTCTTCAGCGGGTGGTGGCTCGACGGCTGCCGCTGCGCCCCAAACGGTCGAGCCGGGGGTGGATACGCTCGACGTTTCCAACGAATACCTCATTCTCTTCGAGAAGCAGCTACGCGAAGGCGAAGCCAAGGTGCCGTTCCGCCTGCCGGGTGAAGCCGGTTCGGGGGTGGATACGCCGCGATTGGTGCCGCCGGGCCGTAGCGAAGGCAGCGCGCGTTACCGGGTCATTCCTTAATTTTCCGGTATTTCGGCCGCTGGGGAAGCAGCACATGGGGCATATTGCTTGCAAGATCGTACTTCGTACCGCCAGTTGGGCCTTCCTGCTGTGTAGTCTTTCCTGGGCGGCTGGCCCGCGTATGAGCGGTGCCGCCCGCGTCCGCGAAGCCGAGCCGCCGCCTCAAACGGCCCCGGCTGCCGAAGTAAGGCCCGCTCCGCGCCCCGCCGCCCCGGCCCCGCGCGAGACGCCGCCTGCCCCGGTCGAGCCAGTGGTGGAGACGCCCGCCGCGCCAGCCGAACCCGTCGCCGAGGTAGTGGTGGAAGAGCCGCCTGCACCCGCGCCCGTAGTGGCAGAAAAACCGGCGGAGCCCGCACCGGTGGAAAAGCCGCTCGTCGTCGAAGCCCCGCCCCCCGCACCCGTCGCGGAGCCTGCTGCGCCCCGCGAAGAGCCCGCGCCGGTAGTCCCTACGTTTGGTGATGCCCCGGTGGTAATGGCAGACCCGGCGCAGCCCCAGTGGCTCTCCTACGCCGAAGAAGTCGCTCCGGAGCCCGCGGCCGAGCACGCTGAGCCCAGCCATTCCGCCTCTGCGCCTGGCCATGCGGCCCCGGCTTCAGTTGCCGCACCCGCTCTCGAAGAGCATCACGACCCGGCCCCCGCGCCCGCCGCTCCCGTGGTCGCACATGAGGAGCCGCACCACGAGCCGGCGCCAGCAGCCCCTTACGATCCCTTTGCGCCACCGCCTCCCGTTTTGCATGAAGACCATGCGGACGAGCATCACGTGGCGGAGGTAGACGACCATCATACGCCCACGCCCGGACCTGTCGCCCATGCGCCGGAGCCTGCTTCTTCGCACGGCGCTCATGACTCGCATGTGCCGGAGCCGCTGCCCTTGTCACAGGCGATGGCGGCCCAGCAGCACGAGGCGCATGCCGCGCCCGCCCACGACGATCATGATGCGCATGCCGCGTCGGACCACGGGATGAGCGATGCCCACCACGGGCACACGCCCGAAGTCGCCTTGCCCGCCCGCCCGCCGCGCGACCCGATGCCCTCGCTGGTCGATGTCGATACGCTGGAGCGTTTGCTGCTTGAAGACGAAGGCAGCTCCAACACCGTTTTGCGCGATTTCGAGCCGGTCTCGGTGGACCCCAAGCTGCAGGCGCTGGAGCGCTCGGCCTGGGTGCAAAAGACCATCGGCCAGCTCCCGCAGGCGGAAAAACTCTACCTCCAGCTGCTGCAGGAGACGCCCGACCGCTACAAGCCGGAGATCTACCTCGAACTGGCCAATTTTTACACCGAGACGCAGCAATACCTGAAGACGATCTCCGTCTACGAGCGCTTCGTCCGTCGCTTCGAGCAAGACCCGCGCGTGCCGGAAGTGCGCCTGCGCCTCGGTATGCTCTACCGCCGCTACGAGAACTACAAGCTAGCGATCGACAGCTTTTTCTCCGTCCTGCAAATCTCGTTCTACATCCCCGAAGAGCGCGTCGACTCCTACCGCCGCCTCTCCGAGATGGCCCAATACGAGATTGCCGAAACGTATTACCAAAAGGGCGACTACACCCGCGCGGCCGAATTTTACCAACGCCTGCAGCGCGTTTCCAAGAGCCCGAAAATCCAGGCCGAAGCGCGGCTCAAGCAGGCCTATGCCGACCTCCTGCTCGGCAATTATACGCTCGTCGTGCGCGAGTTGCGCACCTTTTCCGAGGAGTTTCCGCAAAGCGATTTCCTGGCCGACAGCCGCTTCCTGCTCGCGCGTGCCTACTACATGCTGGGCGACCGCGACCTCGCCCGCCGCGAAACCCTGAAGATCCTCGGCACCGAGCTTCGGCCGGTCGATGACAGCCTCTGGGGCTACTGGCTCAAGACCATCGGCAACCAGCTCGCCAACGACCTCTACGAGTCGAAGGACTACGAGGGCGCGCACCGCATTTATCACGCTCTGCTCAGCATGAGCGAAGACCCCGAGTGGCGCTGGCCCATCGTCTACCAGATTGGACTTTGCCTGGAGCGCCAGCAGCAGGACGCCAAGGCGATCGAGATCTACGCCCGCTTGCTCGACCAGACTTCCAGCCTCGTCGAGGCCCAGCCCGACACGGAGACGCGACAGCGCTTTTCCGAGCTGCGCCAGCGCGCGCAAACCCGCCTCGACCACCTCCAATGGCGCGACAATTTCAATCGCCAGGTCGACCAGCTTGCGCCGCAGGACTTGGGCCCTTTAATCAAGCCCTCATGAGTGCGCGCGAAACCTTCGAACGGCATGCCGGGCTGTGCCAGGAAATCCTGGAGCTACTGCAGCAGGAAAATCAGTTTTTGCGGGACAACCGCGAGCCTTCGCCCGAGATCGTCGAGGCCAAACAGCGCCTGCTGCCCCAGCTTGGGGAAAGCCTCGACGCGATCAAGAACCTCCAGCTGCGCCCCGAAGAGCGCACCAACCAGCTCCGCCAGCAAAAGCAGAAGCTGGAGCAGCTCCTGATGCGCATCTTTCTGATCGACAAGGAAAACGAGAAGCTGCTGCTGGAGGCGACCAAGCAACAGCGCGCCCCACGAGCCAATCCGCGCCGCGCCAGCCTGGCCGATATCCAGAAGGCCTACCAGCAGGGTCTGAAGCGGTAGGCGTGCACAAAAAAAACGCCCGGACCGAAGAGGCACGAGCGTCGCAAAGAGATGGAAGGGTAGGTTACAGCAAGCCCAGCTCCATCTTGCCGGTCTCGCTGATCATGTCCTGATTCCACGGCGGGTCCCAGACAATGTCGACCGTCGCTTCGCGGACCCCGGGCACGCCCTCGAGCTTGTACTTGGCGTCCTGCGCGATGGCCGGGCCCATGCCGCAGCCGGGGGCCGTGAGGGTCATCGCCATTTGCACGTCGTAGGCGTCGGCGGCTTCGTCCTTGACCGTCTCCAGCGTGTAGACCAGCCCGAGATCGACGATGTTGACCGGGATTTCCGGGTCGAACACCGCGCGCAGGGCCTCCCAGAGGGAGTCTTCGCTGGGCGGGCCTTCGTGGTCGTCACCCTTGTCGCTCTGCTTGGCGTGTTCGGGCGTCTCTTCACCCAAGGCCTCGGCATACTTGCCGTTGATCTGGGCCATACCGCCTTCCCAAGTCACCGTGAAGTTGCCGCCGAGTCGGTGGGTGATCGTCACGCGCGTGCCTTCGGGGATCGTCACCTGATCCCCATATGGCACAATCGTGGCCGGAACCGCACTGCTCAGCGTGCGCTCGTCCATTGAATACATGAGGCAAACTTAATGAGGCTAATTCTCAAAAGCAAGCCGCGAGCCCACGTTGCGGTGAGATTTTAGCAGAGCTTAAAACCGCACCGCGTAGGCCTCGGCCGTCAGGCGCGTGCAAGGCTCGACATTCCAGGTGATGCGGACGGTAGCCGGCACCGCCGGGTTTGGAAAGCGGCGTGCGACCCAGGTGATGTCGGCCCAGGTGGGGGCGGAGGGTACCTCCTGCACGGGCGTAGACCGACCCTGCAGGTCTTCGAGGGAAATGGTCAGCACCTGGTGGGCCTTCGGGCGGTCAGCGCCGTCGATCCGGGTATTCTGGGCGCCGAAGCCGCGCGGGCGCAGCGGGTGGAGGTCTTCCGTATCGCCCTCCCAGGCGCGCGCGATCACCAGCAGGTCGAAGCCCTTGGGCAGGGGCTGCTCCAGCCGACCCTCCAGCCCGTAGGCGCTCCGGCGAAACTGCATCGGCACCAGCCGCACATCGCGGGGCAGGGGCGGGTCGATCTGCGAGCGCAAGGCCCGCATGTCTGCAAAGTCGCCCAGCCCGATCAGCGCCATTTGCTCCGGCCCCAGCTCGATCAGCAAGCGGTCTTCGGTGTGCTGGAGCGGCGGGGGCAGGATGCTGTCCGAGAAAAGCACGTGAGCGGCGGCAAGGTCGGGCAGCGTCAGCTCGATCAACTGCGGGC contains:
- a CDS encoding phosphoribosylformylglycinamidine synthase, translated to MIQRLFVEKRPALRQEAQHLRDDLRSLLGLKGLEEVRLLLRYDVEGVPADKWEAIKWTVFAEPPVDDIHEDAAPLPEKAHVIAVEFLPGQFDQRAESAAQCIQIIAGHRPLIATATLYVLTGDLSADDLAAARRYLINPVDSREASLDRPETLESNIPAPRPVPVLAGFIGHDDKALEALRRDQGLAMTLDDLRHTQAYFREQEQRDPSLTELKLLDTYWSDHCRHTTFLTEITKAEFEESPLTKPIQQVWETYTTLRSSLYLERQADKPICLMDLATIGLKQLRQRGQLDDLEASEEINAASIIVPVKIRRNEPFPPPAPETCPTGSKAAEPAQATGTGHAKVEERVEEWLVMFKNETHNHPTEIEPFGGAATCLGGCIRDPLSGRAYVYQAMRVTGAADPRLPIGETLEGKLPQRRITQEAARGYSSYGNQIGLATGAVTEIYHPGYVAKRLEIGAVVGAAPRRQVRRERPAPGDIILLVGGRTGRDGIGGATGSSKEHNTQALENSAEVQKGDAPTERKLQRLFRRPRAAHMIKRCNDFGAGGVSVAIGELAPSLRINLDAVPKKYAGLDGTELAISESQERMAVVLAPEDVEAFAQLAAEENLEASQVAEVTDTGRLEMFWQGERIVNLDREFLDTNGCRQETTARVTAPQGEPTFRPALPEGLSLAERWQQVLQDLNVCSQKGLMERFDGSIGAGTVLFPFGGAHELTAPEAMAAKVPLAAGGIEPGEELDDVPVVEDTATATLMSHGYNPYLSSWSPFHGAVYAVLESVARIVAAGGQRDRVRLTLQEYFERLRESPERWGKPLAALLGALHAQLELETAAIGGKDSMSGSFHDLDVPPTLVSFALAPVDVERVISPEFKRAGSRVIRVQVPKNAAYLPDFEALRARYDRVSELIGAGQVLSAISVKAGGLIEAVTKMTLGNFVGFAFDAAIAEAELLQPDYGALLLEVTAGADLRDLPHTVLGETLEAAEIHAAGTVLPLAQLRSWWEEPLEKIFPVEAPAREGRPQEQRFAPRERHRPKTKVAKPRVFIPVFPGTNCEYDTARAFARAGAIPQVEIFRNLTDADVAGSLERIVRRLDQCQILVLPGGFSAGDEPAGSGKFIASVFRQAAVKDATHRLLHERDGLALGICNGFQAMVKLGLLPFGEIRDLQPGDPTLTYNWIGRHMSRYARTRVLSTKSPWLAHCRLGEEHMIPISHGEGCFEASTEALQTLWANDQVATQYIDAEGRATYDPRHNPNGSIHAIEGITSPCGRVLGKMGHSERVGPFVGVNVPGNHYQPLFEAGVQYFH
- a CDS encoding response regulator; amino-acid sequence: MPVSHTRHPLSVLIVEDDASSREVFGAFVKLAGHNLIAAVPLAEEALDIVQQVQVDIVVMDIVLVGGMDGIEAGDRLRREHNVPIIYVSGMSDEDRVTRALATDPGSYLVKPVSQRELAIALELAVNRHRLEQDRIQREVRLRAVLEALPTAVLHYEEGSGIVFANAAAVRLLGEPNEQLVGKEVGPVLELYTLHEHRPVDFFESFKLDRTNPRHYLLQSRQRHRHIVRIHRRSMPYGDHASGEVVLIEDQTTNYQSEQQITLLASAIEHLEEGVLVVRHSVQHEALEVVYTNPASERITRRRRSELLETGLELILDRSRLSDLTRALQRTEEENTGFSRRYTLTRPDGSTYYAELAGSKITTRERLQRYYVLILRDLTYQQLVEDNLQHALRMETVAQLAQGVAHQFNNIIAIISGISQLLKYSNPPESDVAQKADKILETSRRGAAVVSQLMTFSLNDPHHRERLDLATLVREVEPLIRLLLPEQIQLRFSLPTDSLEIEGNASQIEQVLLHLACNARDAIGSSRGRVNFEVQELVVEAEDFRTAILPPPPGRYACLKVDDDGCGIPAEKHQEIFHPFYSGHAREDRMGLGLSTAYTLMQSQGGGIAVDSAPGEGARFVLFFPVTAEAKSEPAKKEERAQTFKVPPVRALPPRDPSRPSHVLMVDDGDLALRAAHTAMLARGAKLSYFTPESDFDKVKEIAAGQDLLLLPYRIFTEISDDVQEALEANDHLQLVVIARRDEMDAAKAHLPKRALLLPRPFPLRQLLEIARLG
- a CDS encoding tetratricopeptide repeat protein → MSGAARVREAEPPPQTAPAAEVRPAPRPAAPAPRETPPAPVEPVVETPAAPAEPVAEVVVEEPPAPAPVVAEKPAEPAPVEKPLVVEAPPPAPVAEPAAPREEPAPVVPTFGDAPVVMADPAQPQWLSYAEEVAPEPAAEHAEPSHSASAPGHAAPASVAAPALEEHHDPAPAPAAPVVAHEEPHHEPAPAAPYDPFAPPPPVLHEDHADEHHVAEVDDHHTPTPGPVAHAPEPASSHGAHDSHVPEPLPLSQAMAAQQHEAHAAPAHDDHDAHAASDHGMSDAHHGHTPEVALPARPPRDPMPSLVDVDTLERLLLEDEGSSNTVLRDFEPVSVDPKLQALERSAWVQKTIGQLPQAEKLYLQLLQETPDRYKPEIYLELANFYTETQQYLKTISVYERFVRRFEQDPRVPEVRLRLGMLYRRYENYKLAIDSFFSVLQISFYIPEERVDSYRRLSEMAQYEIAETYYQKGDYTRAAEFYQRLQRVSKSPKIQAEARLKQAYADLLLGNYTLVVRELRTFSEEFPQSDFLADSRFLLARAYYMLGDRDLARRETLKILGTELRPVDDSLWGYWLKTIGNQLANDLYESKDYEGAHRIYHALLSMSEDPEWRWPIVYQIGLCLERQQQDAKAIEIYARLLDQTSSLVEAQPDTETRQRFSELRQRAQTRLDHLQWRDNFNRQVDQLAPQDLGPLIKPS
- the sufT gene encoding putative Fe-S cluster assembly protein SufT; its protein translation is MYSMDERTLSSAVPATIVPYGDQVTIPEGTRVTITHRLGGNFTVTWEGGMAQINGKYAEALGEETPEHAKQSDKGDDHEGPPSEDSLWEALRAVFDPEIPVNIVDLGLVYTLETVKDEAADAYDVQMAMTLTAPGCGMGPAIAQDAKYKLEGVPGVREATVDIVWDPPWNQDMISETGKMELGLL